Proteins encoded by one window of Amaranthus tricolor cultivar Red isolate AtriRed21 chromosome 4, ASM2621246v1, whole genome shotgun sequence:
- the LOC130810474 gene encoding gibberellin-regulated protein 1-like, producing MAISKLLIATFILSLFLLNVVETHQEIIENSGPKRSLLGINCGAACAARCRLSRRPNLCHRACGTCCARCLCVPPGTSGNQELCPCYYNQKTHGGKRKCP from the exons atggCCATTTCTAAGCTTCTCATTGCTACTTTTATCCTCTCACTTTTCCTTCTTAATGTGGTTGAAACTCATCAAGAG ATCATTGAGAACAGCGGTCCAAAGAGGTCCCTTCTTGGCATAA ATTGTGGAGCAGCATGTGCGGCTAGATGCCGATTGAGCAGGAGGCCGAATCTATGCCACAGGGCATGCGGCACTTGCTGCGCGCGGTGTCTATGTGTCCCACCTGGCACTTCCGGCAACCAAGAACTCTGCCCTTGCTACTACAACCAGAAGACCCATGGTGGCAAACGCAAGTGCCCTTGA